AGATCAAATTATTCTTACGTTCAATGAACGGCTAGAAAGCAGCTTATATGAAATTAAAGTGAAGGACTCAAATGGGAAAGAAGCAGATTCCAGCAAGGCATTGCTGAGCAAAAACCATCACCAAATGTCACTCAAGCTGCCTCCATTGAAGAATGGTGTCTACTCAGTGACATATAGGGCCACCTCCCAGGATGGACACCCTGTTGGCTCAACCTATGTATTTTCTATCGGGAAGCCTCTTTCGGATTCCGACAAATCACAGATTCTAGGCAGCACCGGAAGCTCCAGTCCATTCGGGCTCGTCTGGTTTTTCCGCTCCATTTATTACGTAAGCCTCCTCCTGCTTACCGGATGGCTTGCATGGCGGATAATTTCACCTGATTCATTCATAACAATGCCAAACGAAAAAAAATGGCTGATGCGCATGAAATGGTTTTATTTATACATGATGATCATCATCGGAATCGGGCCAAATGCCGATGTACTGTTATCCGGACACTCCCTGAATGTGAACAACCTCATTCCTTTCTTTACTGGTACAGCATTTGGAATCACTTGGGGACTGTCACTTATCATCAGCATTGCAGGATTATGGATTGGCGGAAAATCAAAATGGTTTGACGGCTTCTGGATCCTTTCCCTTTTGGCACTTGAAGGGGTAAACGGACACGCGAATACAACTGTCCCAAAAATATTTGGCATCACTTTTGATATTGTCCACTTAGGTTCAGCAGCCATCTGGACAGGCGGACTATTCTATATCCTGATTTTCTGGAAAAGCCACCGCGAACAAGCGAAGAAATTCATTCCACGTTTTTCTCAAGGTGCGTTAGCAAGCATGATCCTTCTGTTTTTAACAGGCGGAATCCTGACTTTGATGCTCGCAGGAGATACCTCTTATCTCACTAAAGATTTATGGGGAATCCTCTTGCTGTCAAAAATCGGCTTAGCATGCGTTGTCCTTATAATCGGGGCCGTCTTGCGCAAGAAAGTGGCCACGATTCAAGAGAATGGCTTCCGCAAATGGTTCTGGGCAGATCTGACGCTCATGATTCTCATCACTGCCATCGTTGGGGGACTTACATACACAAGCCCTCTTCCAGAAAATAAACCGATAGAGTGGGCAAGCACCCAAAATGGCTTTAAGGTTTCTACAAATGCTGCACCTGCACAGCCGGGGATAAGCAGCCACATCCAAGTGAAGATAGATACTCCCGACGGGCGAAATCCAAATGATGTCCAACTAGTCTTGAAGCCGTTAGGAAAAGAAGAAACGGAACCTATCCAGGTCCCGCTAAAATCTGATAAAAATACAGGAAACTCATTCCTCTATAGTGCTGACGGGATTTACTTCCCAGCACCTGGGGATTGGCAGATGGAAATCATCGTTTACGACAGCAAGGACAACTATTCCGTTTTCAAAAAAGAGTTCACTCTTTATGAAATAAATACTCAATGAAAGCAGGTAATTTAAAATGAAAAAAGCATTGAAAATGATTCCACTCGCATTCGTATTACTGTTTGCTTTTGCAGGCATGGCAAGCGCACACGTTGTGGTATTTCCAAAAGAAGTACAACAGGGAACTTATGAAAAATTCACGGTAAGAGTACCATCCGAAAAAGAAACGGCTACCACCATGGTGAAAGTCGTTGTACCTGAAGGAGTCGACATTTCCAGAGTAAAAGCAATTCCAGGATGGTCTTATACATTCGAAAAGGATGCAAGCGGCAAAGTAAAAAGCATCACATGGAAAGCTGAAGATAAAGGAATTGCCTCTACTGAATTCGGTGAATTCGATATGCAGGGAAAAGTAAGCGACAATGCCGATCAATTGATCTGGAAAGCCTACCAAACCTATGCAGATAACAGCGAAGTAAAATGGATCGGCCCGGAAGATTCCGATAAGCCTGCGTCCATCACGGTTGTGAGCAAAGCTACAGGTGAGGAAGCCGATCATCACGGCGCCCATTCAACAGCAGCTGTTCAGAGTGAGGAGAATGAGGATGACGCTTCATCCCTTCCTCTCTATCTTTCCATTGGGGCATTGGTGATTGCCGTCCTTGCCTTTATCGTTTCGTTGATGAAGAAAAAATAATCGAAGGCTACAAGTTCCAAGAGCCCTGCTGAATTGATTCAGCAGGGCTCTTCTCATGCGCGAAATGTTTTTCCAAGTTCTTTACCAAGCCCAAAGTAGTGGCGGAAGTTATAGATAAGCGGACTCCATTTTGCAGGATCAATATAATTCTCATCTTTTATAATCGTTTCCGAAGCATGAAAATGGATGGCTTCTGTTTCAACGATTGCAAAAAACGGGTCGTATTCCGGAATACGGATATGATTGACTTTCGCTTCAATCTGGATGGGACACTCTTGAATCCGTTGAGGAATTACCGTCTTAGATTCAAAAGGTGTAAGTCCCGCAGCTTGGAACTTGTTTTTCATATAAGAAAAACCAATTTCCTTTTTAAAATTCGGCACTTCCAATTTCCCAGTGTAAGAAGCTATTTTTTCAACTTTCCCCCACAAACTAGGATCGGGGAGGTTTAGCGTGCATTCCTTATGTCTTTCCAAATTCTCGATTGCTTTTCCTCCAAGGCCGATTCCAAGAATGATATTTTTCCCTAGTGCCCAAGAAGAGGAGATAGGACTGATATTCGTGGTGCCATCTTCATTGAGCGTATTCAATAAGACAACCGGCGTTCCATAATACATGACTTTCGGATGGATTTCCTTTATGTTTTCCTGCGTTTCTATTTTCATTTCATTCCCTCCATTCATTTACTCATCCATTGTATATTTTTTACATTTCAATTATCATCGAAATATGGATGTAAATTAATGAAAGGTGGAATAAGCATGAATCCCAATATTTCTTCCGTGGCCGCTGCAATCAGTGAACCTTCAAGAGCTGCCATGCTGGTTTGTCTTATGGATGGCAGTGTTCACCCTGCTAGTGAATTGGCACTTGCAGCTAAAATTAAGCCCCAGACAGCGAGTTTTCATTTGAACAAGTTGATGGAATCCAACTTGATTTGTGCAGAAAAGCATGGCAGACACCGATATTATCGACTAATCAATAATGAAGCAGCTGAAATAGTTGAGAAGCTTTTGCAAATATCCCCTCCTGCTCCCGTCAAATCCCTGCGTCAAGCAAGTGAAAAGAAAGCCATTGACTACGCCCGTACTTGCTATGACCACCTTGCAGGACACGTAGGGGTGGCACTTACCACTATGATGATCGACAAAGGCTATTTAAAAAAAGATGATTTAAACTTCATTTTGACGCCTGAAGGAGAACAACTTTTTACTAGGATGGAGATTGACCTCGAAGAAGCTAAAAAGAAACGAAGGGCTTTTGCAAAATGTTGTTTGGATTGGACAGAACGCAGATACCATTTGGCCGGATCCCTTGGCCATGCACTTTTAGAAAAGATGTTTGAGCTGGAATGGCTGACGCGCATCCCGGGCACCCGCGCGGTTAAAGTGACCGCCAGCGGAAAAGCCGGCCTAAAGGAGTTTCTCTCAATTGAGTTATGAAGAACAAAAAAAGCTTCCCATGAGCAGAGTTTCGTCTGCTTGCGGGAAGCTTTTTGTCTATTTCCTCATCCTCTTACATCCGTTATCGGAATATAAGGGAAATGCATGCCCGTTAGATAAATAGCCGGAACCATCAAAATCACCAGTCCTATCCATAGCCAATCCAAATAGCTGAAGCCCAATTGGTAATAAAACGTCCTTTGTGCGCTGCTTTTAAAACGCTTGGCTTCCATGGCGACTGCCATACGATGCGCCCGGCGGATGCTTTGGGAAAGCAATGCAATGGAGTAGGTCTGCATCATGTGATAGACGCCTTTCAGCCCACTCCTTTTCTGTATGCCCCTGACTTTAAGGGCGGAGCGGATGGTTTGGAATTCTGCAATCATAATCGGAATCAATCGGATGCCTGCCATGAAGCTGTACGCGTATTTCGGGCTGAGCTTCAGCTGCTGCATCAGTGAGTAGAACAAATAGACCGGTCTGGTGGTCAGACTGAATAAAAGGCCCAAAAGGGAAAACGCGAAAGCCCTCAATCCGATATGCAAGCCCCTGATAAAGCTTTCTTTTGAAACCTGGATGATTCCCCAATGAATCCATTGTTCTTCTCCGGTCCCGAATAAAATCATCGGAATTGCGGTTGTCAGGGAAATGAAGAAAAACGGAAAGGCAATCCAGAATACTCTTTTGAATGGGTGGCCAGAAAACGCAAACAGAATGATGGTCAATAAGATGGCGAAATTCACGAGAACATTAGGGTTGTTGATGAATAAGGCTGCCAAAAATAGAATCAAGAGACTGAGCAGCTTTAAGGATGGGTTGACTTTATGAAGCCACGTTTCCTGATATCGAAAAGACCTATGCATGGTAAATCACCTCAGATGGATCAATCAAATTCAAGTGTACATCTTCTTTTACAAGCTCTCCGTCCTTAATCTCCCATACCTTTGTAGAATAGTTCTCTATAATTTCCGGTTCGTGGGTAATCATCATGATTGTGGTCCCCTGTCTTCTCCAATGCTCCATCATTTCCAGGATGGCAAATGTATTTTTGGCATCCTGTCCGAATGTCGGCTCATCTAAAAGGACAATGCCAGGCTGTGAGACAATGGCCGCTGCAACACTCAATCTTCTTTTCTGCCCCATGGAAAGCTGATATGGATGCTGGCTGCGGCATCCATTCAAATGGAACATGTCGAGCATTTCTTCTACCCTTTCCTTCACTTCTTCTTCTGCCTCGCCTCTAACTCGGAGGGTGTAGGCAATTTCGTCATAGACCGTATGGCTGACAAATTGATGTTCCGGGTTTTGAAATACAAAGGTGATATCTTGTGTTAAGTCATCCGTTTTCCCTGCAGCCTTTCCATTGATCATGTACTTTCCTTTGGTGGGGATGAGCTTCATTAAACTGTGAAGGAGAGTACTTTTACCCGCACCATTTTTGCCGATGATACTAATCCAATCGCCTTTCATCACAGAGGCATGCGGGATGGAGATACGCTCTTCTTTCCCATAAAAGCCTCGAAACTCATTTAAAGAAATCACTTCTTTATTTGCTGGAAGATGCGATGATTTCTCTTTTTCACTCAAATAATCGCTCCATGCCCCCGGATACCAGATCCCTTGCTCCATCATGGTTTCCTTATGATCAAGTAGAAGGGAATGCGGCGGGCCTTCAGCAGCGATTGTTCCATCATCGCTAAGCATGATGACCCTGTCCACCAGATCCCAAACATGCTCCAGCCTATGTTCAACAATCACCATCGTTTTACCGACAGCTGCGTTATGGATGGTTTTCCAAATGTCCTCCGTTCCTTGTTGATCGAGCATCGCCGTCGGTTCGTCGAGGAACAGGACTTCCGGTTCCAAAGCAAGTGCAGAAGCTATAGCCAGTCGCTGCTTCATCCCCCCGGACATGCTGTTGATTTCATGATGGATATCGTTCAAGGAAAGGCCAACGCTGTTTAAAAGTTCATGGATGCGCTGCTGCATGGTTTCAGGCTGTACATTTAAGTTTTCAAGAACAAAAGCGAGTTCCTCATCTGCATATGGCATACAAAACTGCGAATCAGGATCTTGAAAGATATATCCCCATGATTCCGGCGTTTGAATGGTTTCTGCTTTCATGGGAATTTCATAAGAGTGCGGAATTATCCCGGCCATCACCTGAAGCAGAGTTGATTTCCCGCACCCCGACGGTCCAATAAGCAGCACCTTTTCTCCTTGATTGATTGGAAGAGTGAAATCCTTAAAAACAAGTCCTTCATTTCCGGGATATTTCAGCCGTAAGTTTTCCACTTTGCAAATGGTGCTCATGCTGCTCACCTCATCATTGATCAAGAGAATCGTATTCCTTTTTGGAGATTGGCCTTAGCATGCCGGTCACACCTGTCTGCTCTAGAGCCTTCACCAAATAGTAGGCAAAGACGCCGGAAATCAGGACGGATCCAATGAGCCTTGCGACAAGATATAAGGTGAGATTCCACGGGGCCAAATCTCCAATGTACCCTTTGTACCAGTCCATGGCGATGGAACCCGCTGCAGATCCTATAGAAGCGAGCGACACTACCAAAATGTCGTATCGTTTATAGCGGAATAACAAGAAAACAAGCTCTGCAAGCAAGCCTTGAATCACGCCGTATATGAGCACCTCGAGTCCCCATTGGGAACCAGTCAGGAATTCACCGCTGGCGGCAGCAATCTCTGCCAATAGAGCAAGCCCAGGCTTTCGAATCAAAAGATAAGCGACCGTCCCGGCCATAAACCACATGCCGTAGATCAACTGATCAATATGAAGGCCAAGGGTAGCCGCAAAACTATACAGCGGCCCCCACACCTTGTAAATCAAACCAAACACGATTGCCACCACAATCGTCACCAAAACATCCGTCAACTTCAGTCCATTCTGACTTCTGCTCATCGTACTCCCTCCTTCTCGCATAAATCGACAAATTCCGTGGCATGCCTGTCACCTGGAGTGTTACTTGGAGTGTTACTTTGCCACTTCTCCTTCGTGTAGGCCATTTCCCAGAATTGCAGTTCGTATTGGCTGCTGATAATGAATAGTTCTTTCATTTGCGCCCTCTGCTTTTCAGTTGCTTCTTCTGCCAACACATCAAGGCGGTGGATCTGTTCTTCCACAAGCGTTCGGAACCACTCGCCGCCATAGGCTGCAATCCATTCCTGATAGATGGAGTCTTCCGGTTTGCAGTCTTTCAGCCTCTCCCCGATTTCATAGTAAAGCCAGTAGCACGGCAGCAATGCAGCGATGATTTCTCCTAATCCTCCAAGGCTGGCCGCTCTGTACATATGTGATGTATAAGCATAGGCTGTTGGCGCCGGCTTGAACGATGCCCGCTCTTCTTCTGTAATGCCCATCAGTGTTGAAAATTTGCTGTGAAGGCTCAACTCCGCCTCAGCTGTGCTTTGGGCATGAGCGGCCATTCGGCTCGTCGTTTCCATATCCAATGCTTTTGCAGCACCGAATGATTGGACGCGTGCGAAATGGCTTAGGTAATATGCATCCTGCATCACATAAAACCGGAATTTCTCTCTGGATAAACTTCCTTCTCCCAGCTCACGCACAAATGCATGGCGGAAGCTCGCTTCCCAAATTTCATTAGCCGCTTGTCGGCATTCTTTTGAAAATGACATTTCGTATTCCTCCTCTACTGCTTTTCCCACTACTTCTCCCAGCTGTGCCAGAATGATTCAAGCCAATAAAAAAACCGCTCCTGCACAGGCAGAAACGGTTGTCGTTTAACTTCATCAACGAAGCAGCCTCGCTATATAGCGAGATGCACCACAACCACTTCCCTACGCTAGTACAAACTAGATCAGGTTCTAAGGGTTAAGGCTTCTGCCTCTCTCAGCTTTCGCACCCCTAGTGGAAAATCGCGTATTCATTTTTACATCACCCATGTTACATCACTCATTTATAAATGACAAGGAAAGAAATTTCTCATCCATCCAAGAAAGCGATTCATTCATATTTCTGCAAAAATGGACCATCCTATGGAGGAGATTAATTCCATAGGAGGAATCGTGATGACGGATAATAAATTTGTGGTTTTATTAATGATGACAATCTTTAATATGATTTTAACCATCATCTTCAGCGGCATTCTGATTTCAAAAGCAAACCAGCTGGAGGCGAGCATGGATCAGCCGAAACAGGAAGGGAAAAAATAAAGATAAAAGCGTCCCACTCTCCTCTTAAATTAGAGATTGCGGACGCTATTTTTATCCTCTTGGCCACCAAAGCATGACGCCCACTCCGATGATGCAGATGACAGAGCCGATCCAGTCGAATGTATCCGGGGTTTTTTTATCAATTCCCCAGCCCCAAAGAACAGAAAGGATGATAAACACTCCACCATAAGCAGCATAAACCCTGCCGAACGAAGGGAAGCTCTGAAGCGTCGGGATGACGCCATATATAACAAGGATCAAGCTGCCGAGAATTCCATACCAGAATGTCTGGCCTTCACGCAGCCAAAGCCAGACAAGATAGCCGCCGCCAATTTCAGCCAGCCCGGCAAGAATGAACAAGACTATAGTCATAATGCCTATTTGCCCCTTTCCCTTTATAGAAAACAGTTTACCAGTTTGTCCCTTTTTTATTAAAAAAAGAAAAAGGCATGGATTTCATCCCGCCTTTTAGATTTATACAAATGATTTCTTGATGTCATTGATTATGCAAATTCATAATAAATTGGTTCTAGTATGCTATTTGTATAGAAAACTATTAATCAACTAATTGATTAATATGAATTGGGTACTTTTGAATAATGCTGTGCGCATTTTCCAGCACGACTCTGATGAGTACACAAAACTTTTTGGTCTCGGCTGCTTTTTCGATATTATCCGGAATGTTCAAAACAAATGAAAATGTGCCAGTTTTGTTTGGCGAGCAGTCATGTGAACAAAAAACGGATCGGCTGTTAATCGTTTCTTCCTTCTTTTGAAACTGATCGATGCTGATTAGATCGATGTCGTAGCGCTTGATTTTCTTTTTCGCGCTGCCGCCTTTTACTTCAATTTGGCCGTTGATGCAGCCGCCTTTGGAATAAACGTCGTTATCTAAATACAAGCAAGCCTTTGGCATGCCGATTTTATTTTTTAATAATCGTTCATGAAATAGCATTCCCATCACCTTGTGTCAGAAAATTAATGAATTCCAGCAGCCTTGTGTAAAGACAAGGCAAACCTTCCGAACGGTCCTGCTCAGATTCACAAATAACATAATGCAACTTTTAATCCAAAATTACAAGACCTTTTTTGTAAATATTTTTTTCAAATTAGTGGGAATAACTGGATAGCTGGATTATGGTCAAAAATCTGCACGAATCCTGTCGAAAAACATTCGACAGGTGACTGTCACTACCCGGTTTTTGTCGAACGAGTTCTTCTGTTGGATATCTTGGGGATTGTGCCATTATAATGTGAGTGTTGAACGAAATAAGTCGCAGAATATTAATATAGAGGAGTTGTTTTTTCATGAAAGTAGAAGTTTGGTCAGATTACGCATGTCCGTTTTGTTATATAGGGAAACGCAGGTTTGAAGGTGGATTGAAACAATTCGCCCATAGTGATGGGGTGGATGTAGAGTTTAAAAGCTTTCAATTGGACCCTTCTGCTCCTCGTGACAACGAGCACGATATGCATACATTGCTCGCGAAGAAATATGGAATGAGCGTCGAGCAGGCAAAGCAGATGAATGCACAGATGACCCAGCAGGCTAAAGAAGTGGGACTCGACTACCACATCGACACGCTGATTCCGACAAACACTTTCGATGCACACCGACTGACACACTATGCCAAGACGCAAGGAAAAATGGAGGCATTGAAAGAAAGACTCCTAAAAGCTTATTTCACTGACTCTCTCCATTTAGGGGATCATAAAACATTAGTGAAATTGGCCGTTGAGGCTGGACTCGATGAAGAAGGTGTACGTACCGTTCTGCAAAGCGATGATTTCGGAGTAGAAGTCAATCAGGATCAGCAAATCGCTGCCCAAATTGGAGTGACAGGCGTCCCGTTCTATGTGTTCAATCAAAAATATGCTGTCTCAGGTGCACAGCCAAGCGAAGTCTTCCTGGAAGTCCTGAATAAAGTGTGGGAGGAAGAACAGGAGAAGCTGCCGCTGAAGGTGCTGACTCCGGAAAACGGGGGCAATGAAGACCCTTCCGGAAACTGCGGAGACGGCAGCTGCAGCATTTAATATCATTCGTTTCTTAAGGATAATCCTTTTCATTGGGTTATCCTTTTTTGCTGCCGCTGCCAGGCTCTTACCGTCCCGAATTTTGCCGAAAAAAAGAGGCTTTTCCACAGCAACTTGTGCGGATAGCCTCTTTCTTTTTCGATGTCCAGCTTCAGTCCAACCTCGGCGCCTCTGGACAGCCGGCTTTTCTAATTTAATCGATGAGCCTCTCGATTTTTCTCTTTTTCCAGAAAAGCTGGTAATATCCGTACTGCAGAATCAAGCTGACTATGAAGGCTGCAGGATAGCCGAGCCAAATGCCGTTGATGCCTAAGTCTGTGTAGTGAGAAAGCAGATAAGCTACCGGCACCTCCACTGCCCAAATGGAAACAATGCTGAAAACCGTCGGCCACAAAACCGTGCCGCTTGCCCTCATCGAAGCAGTAATGATCTGGGCATGGCCAAAAATCAAGTAGCTCCATAATGTGATGACCAAAAGCCCCTCCGCTATATCAAGCGTATGCTGATTGGTGATGAACAAAGCAAGAATGCTTTTGGAAAATAAATAGACCAGGATGATCAGCACACCTCCCATGATGTAGTTCAGGATAATCCCGCTCTTTATCACTTTCTGGAGACGATCGAATCGATTTCCACCAATCGCCTGAGCCGCAAAGATCGATACAGCGATTCCTAAACTGATGGCAGGCATCTGGACGTAGCTTGCTACCTGATTCACCGCACCATAGGCTGCCGTTGCGTCAGATCCGTAAGCATTGACAAAAGCAATGACGGCAATTTCCGAAAGGGAGAGCAGGATCATATTGACACTCGCAGGCACACCTAGGCGTAAAAGAAGCTTCATAAGTTTCCAGTCAATCTTTAAGTGCTTCCTGACACTCGCATCGAATTGAAGCGGGTGCTTCACCATTTTCAAATAAAGCAGCAGAAGGAAAAATGTCAATATGGTTGAAATGACCGAAGCATAAGCCGCACCATAAATCCCAAGCTCAGGGAGTCCTAGCCACCCGAATATCAAGACCGGAAGCAGGACAATATTCAATGCCGTACTGACAATCAAGGAATAAAATGGCGTCTTAGAGTCCCCGGTCCCCCTCATGAAAGTGGTATAGACAAAATACATAAACATGATCGGCATGGACCAGAAAAGAATCCTGGAATAATGGACCGTCACTTCGATAATATTATCTGGCGTCCCCATAATCCTTAAAATATCCCACGCAAATATACTACCAAGGACTGCAAGCACCAGCCCTAAAAGAAACGTCGATGTGAGCGTGGTGCCGACGATCGCTTTCAAACGCTCTTCATTCTTCGCTCCATATGCCTGCCCCACCAGGATGGAACTGCCGGAACCCAGTCCGATTGCAAAGGAAACAAGCAGGAAGAACAGCGGGAAAAACGCTGAGATCGCAGCAAGGGCATTGACTCCCAGATATCTTCCCACCACGATGCTCCCTACCAGCTGTCCAATGGATTGAAGCGCATTGCTGAGCAGCAGCGGCACAAGAAAAACGACCATGACCCGCCAAATCGGCTTCTCTTCCGGACTTCCTCCTATCATCTCTTTACTGCCTTTTTGCATTTCTTTCGGTGTATCCATATCCCTATCCCCTTTGTAGTGAGATGCATGTATGTAAGCTCATCCTATTTCTCAAATCAATAGATATTAATTCAGTATGGTCCCACTCTATCCCTTCTAAAACAAAAAATTAATAAAGTAAAAATGATAAAAAAACACCGCCATCCTCGATTAGCGGTGTCTAAACAGTTATTAACAGTTGTTAATTATGTTGTTCTTTTGAATTCATTTTCAAAAAAGAACGTCTTAGGATGTTCCGAAACGATATAGGAATAGGTTTTCATATGTTTGACATATTGGCATTTTAAAATGGTGACCGATTCACCCGTTTCTTTCACTTGAACGATATCACCGCTGCTGAATTGATTTTTTGAGCCTTTCAATGGCACACTTCCCTTCATATTTCCATTATACCATTATTGAATGTCCGTTATCGGGAAGAATTCTTACCATTTTGTCATTTCGTGAATTCTGAAAGGTCCAATTCCCTCGATGGGGTGGTATCAGCAAAGACCGAACGCCTGATAATCTGCAGCGCATGCTCATTCGCCTTTTTGCTCTCCGAGGCAATGCAATCCTCCGGAACCCAAAGGTCATACTCGCGCATGTAGGCATCATTTGCGGTGAAAAGAACGCACATATCTCCCGCAACGCCAGTCAAAATCAACTTTTCTACACCCATTTGATTCAAAAGAATTTCAAGCTGGGTTCCAAAAAAAGCGGAATGCTTCGGCTTAATGATAAAAAAATCATCGTCATCCGGCTCTACTTTTTCCACAATCGGGCTGCCCGGGCTGCGGCGGCATTCTTTGATGATTTCAGAGGCATTATCCTGCCACTGGCCAAAATTATCATTGACATAAATGACCGGGAGTCCTTTTTCCTTGACCCTTTTCTTAAGTTCCATGAGATGGTCAGTCATCGGGAGTGTATATTTTAATAAGTTTTCTCCTCCCTCGAAGTCCATTTTATTGATCATGTCGATAATCAATAAAGCTGCAGAAGCCTTTTTCATCTCATCCACTCCTTTTATATGGATTCTTCCATTTTCCGCACGCATTTAAACATTTTTATCATAAGGAAGCGACAAAGAAGTGCCTGTCAATTAGAAAAGCGTAAGCGCCCTGAAAGGCCCGTCCAGCATAAAACGGAACTCGTAGGAAATCCTGATTTCCCTAGAGTTTTGGCTTATGACTTCGAGGGGCAGGGCGCTGAAGCTGGACACGCCCCGATTTTTGTCGAAAAAAAGCCGCCAATTGGCAGCTTTCATACTCATCTTTCTTTAAAGCGATAGCGGTATTGGATATAATATGGCCGGTCATCAGTGCGGTTGGTCCATCGTCTCCACGCGCTATTGTGCTTCACTTCCTCTTTTGTCACCAAGGGAACGGCCTCGTTTGGATTCAAGTGGATGATTCCGGACTTGATGGTTTCAATCACTTTATCATTCCGGTCGAAAAAGGCCACTTCCACTTGGGCGAGCATTTCTTTATCGTGCATGTTTTTGATAAAAACTAGATTTTCATAGTCGTCGTCCCTACAGCTGGAGCTTTTTCCATAGCAATGCTGGCCGGATTCAGCCAATACGGCGGCAACCGCATCGTCGGGAGCTGCCTTCTTTTCCATCTCTTCAAAAGACGTCTTAGCCCTATCGATGGCTGAACTGTAAATATACTTTTCACCTGCAGGCATGATGAATATAAAGATCATTAACATTGAACCTATGAAAACACCGAAGACAACTGTCAACTTCCCCAGCGTGGATGCGTAAGAAGCGATGCTCTTATTTGTGAGCACTCCCGCCAATGCTGAAATGATAAAGATAAGAGCAAAGATTCCTCCCGTCACCCAGCACATGATTTTGATTTCTTCCCAAATCGGGAAAAAGGAGAAGTGATACTTCTGCCAATAATGAAGGTTCATAGCTGCAGCAATCCCAAACACGACAAGTGCAACAGCACCCCCGGCAATAAAATATCTTCCAAGTGTTTTCCAGTGGCGGTGATCCATCAATCCGAAAAGAAAAATGATTATGGGGACGGTTGAGCATAGGATCAGTAAATAAGAAATGATCATGCCTTCACCCCCATGTCATCAAGGAAATAAAGCAGTTGATTGTCATCGGTAAACACAGCCTGAAACGGTTTCTCCTGCAGCTTTTGCTCGAATACGATCTTAAAATCCTTTCGTTCCTTCTCCGCCAATTTTTCATACATCTCTTCAATTGAAGATGGATTTGTCTTGGTCGAAGTGAACAAATAAAAATATTCATCATGCCAGTATGAATAGACCTTCCAGTTCAGCCATTTATAGCCGATTCCTGTCATCCGCCTGATCTTTTGATGCGAAAATAATTGGTGGGCCTCTG
This region of Falsibacillus pallidus genomic DNA includes:
- a CDS encoding ECF transporter S component, coding for MSRSQNGLKLTDVLVTIVVAIVFGLIYKVWGPLYSFAATLGLHIDQLIYGMWFMAGTVAYLLIRKPGLALLAEIAAASGEFLTGSQWGLEVLIYGVIQGLLAELVFLLFRYKRYDILVVSLASIGSAAGSIAMDWYKGYIGDLAPWNLTLYLVARLIGSVLISGVFAYYLVKALEQTGVTGMLRPISKKEYDSLDQ
- the tenA gene encoding thiaminase II; the protein is MSFSKECRQAANEIWEASFRHAFVRELGEGSLSREKFRFYVMQDAYYLSHFARVQSFGAAKALDMETTSRMAAHAQSTAEAELSLHSKFSTLMGITEEERASFKPAPTAYAYTSHMYRAASLGGLGEIIAALLPCYWLYYEIGERLKDCKPEDSIYQEWIAAYGGEWFRTLVEEQIHRLDVLAEEATEKQRAQMKELFIISSQYELQFWEMAYTKEKWQSNTPSNTPGDRHATEFVDLCEKEGVR
- a CDS encoding YnfA family protein: MTIVLFILAGLAEIGGGYLVWLWLREGQTFWYGILGSLILVIYGVIPTLQSFPSFGRVYAAYGGVFIILSVLWGWGIDKKTPDTFDWIGSVICIIGVGVMLWWPRG
- a CDS encoding sporulation protein, with protein sequence MLFHERLLKNKIGMPKACLYLDNDVYSKGGCINGQIEVKGGSAKKKIKRYDIDLISIDQFQKKEETINSRSVFCSHDCSPNKTGTFSFVLNIPDNIEKAAETKKFCVLIRVVLENAHSIIQKYPIHINQLVD
- a CDS encoding DsbA family oxidoreductase, whose product is MKVEVWSDYACPFCYIGKRRFEGGLKQFAHSDGVDVEFKSFQLDPSAPRDNEHDMHTLLAKKYGMSVEQAKQMNAQMTQQAKEVGLDYHIDTLIPTNTFDAHRLTHYAKTQGKMEALKERLLKAYFTDSLHLGDHKTLVKLAVEAGLDEEGVRTVLQSDDFGVEVNQDQQIAAQIGVTGVPFYVFNQKYAVSGAQPSEVFLEVLNKVWEEEQEKLPLKVLTPENGGNEDPSGNCGDGSCSI
- a CDS encoding MATE family efflux transporter encodes the protein MIGGSPEEKPIWRVMVVFLVPLLLSNALQSIGQLVGSIVVGRYLGVNALAAISAFFPLFFLLVSFAIGLGSGSSILVGQAYGAKNEERLKAIVGTTLTSTFLLGLVLAVLGSIFAWDILRIMGTPDNIIEVTVHYSRILFWSMPIMFMYFVYTTFMRGTGDSKTPFYSLIVSTALNIVLLPVLIFGWLGLPELGIYGAAYASVISTILTFFLLLLYLKMVKHPLQFDASVRKHLKIDWKLMKLLLRLGVPASVNMILLSLSEIAVIAFVNAYGSDATAAYGAVNQVASYVQMPAISLGIAVSIFAAQAIGGNRFDRLQKVIKSGIILNYIMGGVLIILVYLFSKSILALFITNQHTLDIAEGLLVITLWSYLIFGHAQIITASMRASGTVLWPTVFSIVSIWAVEVPVAYLLSHYTDLGINGIWLGYPAAFIVSLILQYGYYQLFWKKRKIERLID
- a CDS encoding cysteine hydrolase family protein, whose product is MKKASAALLIIDMINKMDFEGGENLLKYTLPMTDHLMELKKRVKEKGLPVIYVNDNFGQWQDNASEIIKECRRSPGSPIVEKVEPDDDDFFIIKPKHSAFFGTQLEILLNQMGVEKLILTGVAGDMCVLFTANDAYMREYDLWVPEDCIASESKKANEHALQIIRRSVFADTTPSRELDLSEFTK